From the genome of Sylvia atricapilla isolate bSylAtr1 chromosome 26, bSylAtr1.pri, whole genome shotgun sequence, one region includes:
- the LOC136371987 gene encoding potassium voltage-gated channel subfamily V member 2-like: MRQQWTRRASLSASLKIGDHKGHCHTLEEDESYIPFAQDSLVRQWNSMQNVADGNQQNSQTPIQRNKYLLNINVGGKLFQIAYKVLAQYPVTRLGKLALYTDPVKKLQLCDDYLVQKNEYFFDRDPSIFHYIFHFYRSGVLWIMDEMCPSNFVEEIEYWGIHLKYSQRCCRILFEEKRDELSEYLKIEKELEAELEPLESGAQFDGKFLGQFRKMVWNLIENPYSSVPAKIIAVMSSFFVLISIVGMTLSTVEEMKNKTGKMWMEQMEMICAIFFTSEYIMRLISSSSFKNFLRAAFNAIDLVAILPFYIQILFENLDDGDMQYHEELHKVENVSKLGKVLKLIKLMRIFRILKLARHSTGLRAFSFTMRQCYQQVCCLLLFIAMGVFTFSALIHSVEHDVPGTDFTSIPCAWWWAAVSLSTVGYGDTVPDTILGRLVAFVCISFGIILNGMPISILYNKFSDYYAKLKAHEMSQSLQLSRRICLKERVLRKFSECWRADPHYYR; encoded by the exons ATGAGGCAACAGTGGACCAGGCGTGCGAGTCTCTCGGCCAGCCTGAAGATAGGGGATCACAAGGGCCACTGCCATACCCTGGAGGAAGATGAATCCTACATCCCATTTGCACAGGACAGCCTGGTAAGGCAATGGAACTCCATGCAGAATGTGGCAGATGGTAACCAGCAGAATAGCCAGACTCCCATCCAAAGGAACAAGTACCTGCTCAACATTAATGTGGGTGGGAAGTTGTTCCAGATAGCTTACAAGGTACTGGCCCAGTATCCCGTCACCCGGCTTGGGAAGCTGGCCCTCTATACAGACCCTGTgaaaaagctgcagctctgtgatgaCTACTTGGTGCAGAAGAATGAGTATTTCTTTGATAGAGATCCTTCAATTTTCCACTACATCTTCCACTTCTACCGCAGTGGGGTCCTGTGGATAATGGATGAGATGTGCCCCAGTAACTTTGTGGAGGAAATAGAGTACTGGGGAATCCATCTGAAATACTCCCAACGCTGCTGCCGGATCCTGTTTGAGGAAAAGCGAGATGAACTCAGTGAGTACCTGAAAATAGAGAAGGAACTGGAGGCAGAACTGGAGCCCCTGGAGTCAGGGGCACAATTTGATGGCAAATTTCTGGGTCAGTTTCGGAAAATGGTCTGGAACCTCATTGAGAACCCATATTCTTCTGTTCCAGCCAAGATCATTGCTGTCATGTCAAGCTTCTTTGTGCTTATCTCCATTGTGGGCATGACACTGAGCACAGTGGAGGAGATGAAAAACAAGACAGGGAAAATGTGGATGGAGCAGATGGAGATGATCTGTGCCATCTTCTTTACCTCTGAATATATCATGCGGCTCATATCCTCCTCCAGCTTCAAGAACTTTCTACGGGCAGCATTTAATGCTATAGACCTGGTGGCCATCCTGCCCTTCTACATCCAGATCCTCTTTGAAAATCTGGATGATGGAGACATGCAGTACCATGAGGAGCTGCACAAGGTGGAGAATGTGAGCAAGCTAGGCAAAGTCCTCAAGCTCATCAAGCTCATGAGGATCTTCCGCATCCTCAAGCTGGCACGTCACTCCACTGGCCTCCGAGCCTTCAGCTTCACCATGCGCCAGTGCTACCAACAGGtttgctgcctcctcctcttcattgCCATGGGGGTCTTCACCTTCTCTGCTCTCATACACTCAGTGGAACATGATGTCCCCGGCACCGACTTCACCAGTATCCCCTGTGCATGGTGGTGGGCAGCG gTCAGCCTCTCCACTGTGGGCTACGGAGACACTGTACCTGACACAATACTCGGCAGGCTGGTGGCATTTGTCTGCATCTCCTTTGGCATCATCCTCAATGGAATGCCCATCTCGATCCTCTACAACAAATTTTCTGACTACTATGCCAAGCTGAAGGCCCATGAGATGAGCCAGTCACTTCAGCTTTCCAGGAGGATCTGCTTGAAGGAGCGAGTCCTGCGGAAGTTCTCAGAGTGCTGGAGAGCTGACCCCCACTATTACCGCTGA
- the LOC136371836 gene encoding bone morphogenetic protein 2-like yields the protein MLGTVLLLLAVAKTACPSPASVASWRAEALKKLLEVFGMEDPPAPPTHFKQPPQYMVDLFNTVANADGVTKNPDILEGNTVRSFLDKTHSEEMRFLFVLSSVAKNEKILTAELHLFRLWPRVTDGPKRHHFCQVSVYQVLEKDKPDTPEGKKLLAARLVSLQTSGWEVFGITPAVRDWTEDESSNHGLLVTVQGLGGSLLDPPPLQFASGRGHHESKKPMLVLFTDDGRRGASLPTAGFPDLKPQAPNLPAKMPVPKLGRSRSTRSLDRLQPCQRHPLSVDFEEIGWSGWIISPRGYNAFHCKGSCPFPLGENMRPTNHATVQSIINALKLSEGVSSPCCVPDKLHSINLLYFDDDENVVLKQYDDMVAGSCGCH from the exons ATGCTGGGGAccgtcctgctgctgctggccgtGGCCAAGACGGCATGCCCGAGCCCAGCCAGCGTGGCGAGCTGGAGGGCTGAGGCGCTGAAGAAACTCCTGGAAGTCTTTGGCATGGAAGACCCTCCGGCGCCCCCAACTCACTTCAAGCAGCCACCCCAGTACATGGTGGATCTATTCAACACTGTCGCCAATGCAGATGGTGTCACCAAGAACCCTGACATCCTGGAGGGCAACACTGTCCGCAGCTTCCTGGATAAAA CTCACAGCGAGGAGATGCGGTTCCTGTTTGTCCTCTCCAGCGTGGCCAAGAATGAGAAGATCCTGACGGCAGAGCTGCACCTCTTTCGCCTCTGGCCGAGGGTCACAGATGGGCCCAAAAGGCACCACTTCTGCCAG GTCAGTGTGTACCAGGTGCTGGAGAAAGACAAGCCAGACACCCCTGAAGGGAAGAAGCTACTGGCAGCACGCCTTGTCTCACTGCAAACCTCGGGCTGGGAGGTCTTTGGCATCACACCGGCT GTTCGTGACTGGACTGAAGATGAGAGCAGCAACCACGGTTTGCTGGTGACAGTCCAGGGCCTGGGGGGGAGCCTGCTCGACCCTCCACCACTGCAGTTTGCATCTGGCAGGGGCCACCATGAGAGCAAGAAGCCCATGTTGGTCCTTTTCACAGACGATGGGCGCCGTGGAGCAtcactgcccacagctggcTTCCCAG ATTTAAAGCCTCAGGCTCCAAATCTCCCTGCCAAGATGCCGGTGCCCAAGCTGGGCAGGTCACGCAGTACACGCTCGCTGGACCGGCTTCAGCCCTGCCAGAGGCATCCCTTGTCTGTGGACTTCGAGGAGATTGGCTGGTCTGGCTGGATCATCTCACCACGGGGGTACAACGCCTTCCACTGCAAAggctcctgccccttccctctgGGCGAGAACATGCGTCCGACCAACCATGCCACAGTGCAGTCCATCATCAATGCCCTGAAGCTGAGCGAGGGTGtcagcagcccctgctgtgtGCCCGACAAGCTCCACTCCATCAACCTCCTCTACTTTGATGACGACGAGAATGTGGTCCTCAAGCAGTATGATGACATGGTGGCTGGGAGCTGCGGCTGCCactga